The window TGGCTGTACTCCAACGATTGAGCTGATTCATCACAAACGCGAGCACCAGCACCACCATTCCACCATAAGATAGCAGATTGAGCGTCCAGTTCATTCAGGTTCTCGACAATAACGGATCCGGTATTCCGGCAGTCTCAAAGCCTTTTGCCCGGAGTTGACAGGCAGGACACTCGCCGCATGGGGGAAACTGTCCGTTATAACAGGTATGACTCCATGCCAGTGCGGGTAACGCGCCCAGATCACGCGCCAGATAGACCGTTTCAGCCTTGGTGAGCCACATCAGGGGAGTATGGATCGTCATTTGGGTGTCCATGCCCAGATTGATTGCCAGTTGCATCGCGGTGATAGTGTTTTGTCGACAATCCGGATAACCGCTGTAATCCGTCTGACAGACACCTGTCACCAGATCCGCAATGCCATTCTGCCAGGCATAGGCGGCGGCGAAGGTGAGGAAAATCAGATTTCTGCCTGGAACAAAGGTATTGGGAAGGCTATTGGCCGGCACATTTTTTTCTACAGGTTCAGCCGATGTCAGAGCGTTACCGCCAAGACGCTGAAACGTATTGATTGGTAAAACCTCATTGGGTACATCCGCGAGTTTTGCTATCTTGCGTGCGCAATCAATTTCAATTCGATGCCGCTGACCATAATCGAAGGTAACCGTTTTTATGGAATCAAACCTGGATTTTGCCCAATACAAACAAACGGTTGAATCCTGACCACCTGACAGCACTACCAAAGCTTCACGCATAAGTATTCCTGATTTTTTGTTCCTCATGAATCCATTATTCCACCACAAATTTAACAGACCTAATATAGAACTGATTCGTGAAAGGCAAGGGTTATTGATGACTGAATTTTATCAGGAAAGGACTTCCTTGTCCTGGAATTCCGTGGTATTAGCACTAAGAAATAGTGAACCCATTTAATGGAAATGAGTTCTGTGAAACTGGAGCATAATTTAAACAATTAACAGGAGAGCACTATGATGAAACAGGTTGCACTGATCATTGCCATCGGTTTCTTATTAAATGGCTGTGCGGTAGAAAGCGATGCCAAAGCCATTATTGATGTTTCACCAGGAACAGT is drawn from SAR324 cluster bacterium and contains these coding sequences:
- the queC gene encoding 7-cyano-7-deazaguanine synthase QueC yields the protein MRNKKSGILMREALVVLSGGQDSTVCLYWAKSRFDSIKTVTFDYGQRHRIEIDCARKIAKLADVPNEVLPINTFQRLGGNALTSAEPVEKNVPANSLPNTFVPGRNLIFLTFAAAYAWQNGIADLVTGVCQTDYSGYPDCRQNTITAMQLAINLGMDTQMTIHTPLMWLTKAETVYLARDLGALPALAWSHTCYNGQFPPCGECPACQLRAKGFETAGIPDPLLSRT